The Scleropages formosus chromosome 20, fSclFor1.1, whole genome shotgun sequence genomic interval CAGTGAGAGTGAAAGCAGCAGAGCAGCCTTTTATGATGCTCTTTATCTCCACCCAGAAGAAAAGCTGAGGCCATTGGTGGAAGTGTAGAGCCAGAGAGCGAGAAcatgtttcagcagaaactCTCAAGTGTGTTGTGAGAGGCTTAAATTGACTGCTTTTAACaaagtttatttaatgaaaaaagcaaagaattCCTATATcttgtttctgtagctggcttGTACAGTGCAAGAAAAAAGAATTGGGAATTCATAAGGAATCAATCAATATTTAGTAAAACATAACCAGAGGTGGGTGGAGTAGTCAAGATATTACTCATCTGAAAACATTGTTccttaaaaattactcagcgAAAAGTACTAGCGTCAAGTTATTTTgttaagcctttatacagccactactccggcactGTGTGTGAttctttgtgtatcttattataaaaataaaaaaataaaaaaattttggtaggaggttatcaggattcatttatcctgcgttttatgcacctactcaagcgatgaacatcggtgcgtaaagtggaaagtaacaaactaggtttacttaagagtcagaggtctgcagccatgtctctttctcctaaggtgatacagaaattgtattttttctgagatgtacgtcactttggacagaagtgtctgctaaatgaataaatgtatatgtaaatgtaagatttgaatctttaatgttttaaagcaCCATCATCATTAACAACTTGAATATACAGTTTTagcatataaaaatatgtttatatcttttaaatgaattaaaactaCTGTGCAAATAAATGCAGACATTGCTAGTTagactaaaaaataaatatacagaggAATGTGAATAAGGAGCATTAAAGAAATATGAAGTTTTTCGAAACTATGGAAAATGTGTTCGCTATACTCAGAATATCTACTcagtgtacatatacagtatatgtacctGTATATGTACTCACTCAATAAGTACTCACTACTCAAactactttttaaataataaattataataaatgccAAATAAGGTCATGTTATTAATACCAAAGATGTGTTATAATATTATCATACAGTAGCATTTCTTGCTCACTGCCCTCTTTGCTGCCTGTTTAGTAAAgggaaattattaaataacatgaaattaaattaatcagcaaaaaatacaacttCTGTCTGCTGCTATTTTTCACCATTATAAAAGTGATAACACTTATTTATGAGCCATCATAATGAGCATGTTTTTTGCCATATTTTAATACTATACTATTATATATACTAAAatagtgtacacacacacaccctacccggcaacacagggtgtaaggccagagggggaggggacacacccaggacaggacgccagtccatcgcaaggcaccccaagcgggactcgaaccccagacccactggagagcaagacccagtccaacccaccgcgccaccgcgccaccgcacccccacgcccccctaaAATTGTATATACTATACTATTTTAATACTGAACATATTGCTTAATACTAACATATCATAACATATTAACTCAGCTATAAGATTAGTTATTTACCTGCctcatttctgcagcagttatgaagaaattaaaatactaaagaccaataataatttgaatttatttcaataaaattctttgtttgttttaaccTTTATAAATCTCTACTATTTTTCAAAGCTTTTATTTAATGCTAGCATGTTTGGAAAGTGTTAACATACTCCATATGCCATTAATTATAAAAAAGGAGGGAGGAagcaaaaaactaatttcaaaagCAATTAAGATCTGATTAACTCTTTAAAATTTAACTCGctcaacatggaaaaaaatgtgctctcAGCCTATTCATCATATTTAATGTAAGCctatcaatcaatcaatgtcGGTCTCATCTTTGAAAGGGGGTTAACATTGGGACATTAACAGGaacaattttatatttcaatCTGATTATTGTACTCTTATGACCATAGATTAACAGAAGTAAAAGAAATTAGTTTTTGAGTGAATGTATGTTTAACAAAACCAAAGTAAATCCTTTTCTTGAGTATTCTACATTTGCATGAATATACATGTTTGTTGGAAGTTTGATCAAGATGAGTTGGGGTTTTGGAAGTAAAATtatcttatatttacattaattcatttaggagacattttcaccaaagtgacatacatctcatagcaaatacagtttgtacattacattaggagaatgagacatagctgcagaggtgtgattcttaagtgtagttagtttgtttctttcaccatatgcaccgacgttcatcacacaagtggctgcataaaactcctatcaacaattcctaatcaccttcctagtcatttttttttatttacttatttgtttgaggtgtggggtgcggtggcacagtgggtgggaccgggtcctcctctccagtgggtctggggttcaagtcccgcttggggtgccttgcgacggagtggcgtcctgtcctgggtgtgtcccctccccctccggccttatgccctgtgttgccgggtaggctccagttccccgtgaccctgtaaggggcaagcagttcagaaggtgtgtgtgtgtgtctttgtttgaaatgcatataaatgtttacattacattgcaggagtggctctgtaaaggactaaTTCAAGCATGatatgaacatgtatacctacaggtgggggggtgcggtggcgcagtgggttggaccgcagtcctgctttccggtgggtctggggttcaagtcccccttggggtgccttgtgacggactggcgtcccatcctgggtgtgtcccctccccctccggccttacgccctgtgttaccgggtaggctccggttccccgtgaccccgtatgggactagcggttctgaaaatgtgtgtgtgtgtgtgtacctacaggtgtgaacatttatactttacatgatcctaagagatgatgggtgaaatgagtctggaagaaatgagttttcagaccctttttaaaagtggacaaagattcagcagttctgagtgagagggggaggtcgttccactgtaacggagccagaactgaaaaactCCGCGCTTTATCCTTCATGCGTGGGAAGAACATAGTGGTCTGGCTGGCGTGGAGCGAATGAACATAATCATAAACATACACCCTAAACATCTTGACATCTTCGCAAACATACACCctaaaaatgcttgtttttatCTTGGTGTTTTATGTTTAGTGTTATGGTTATAAGATGAAAAGGGTGCTCATTTTAGGATGCTTTTGCAGCAATGAATCTGCTCAATTGCTGGGATTTCTTCAAATTCAACTGAGCTTTATTGGAAGCAAAATTGCACATTCACAATAACAGCTAAGaaacagtttaaagaaaaaaaagcattctgaCTCAgtccattcatttattcattgtatgCTTTATTTAGCCATAGAGTCAGAACCAGGATTTATCGGTATTTCTCAGACAGGGCCAGGGCCACATTGGTGAGGAACTTGTCCATAGCGACGTGCACCTCAGGAGTGAAGTCACCAGGGAACATCATGGAGAGAACCACAAGGATGCAGTGAGACAGGATCTGTGGAGAAAAGTACATGTTTTATTACCATGTTTATGAGCATGGCAAGAAGTAAATTCTGTCACTTTATACCTGGCAAACAAATTGTATCCGGTTATTCCAGGTTAAAGAACAGTGCTAATTTTGTGTGTCATTTCTGACTATGAAGGTAATACTTCACAAAGGACATTGCAGAATATCTTGTTCAAACATGTCAAGCCATACGCAAACTAACTTACTAACTAAcctaaaacaaaaacttttcagTGACTTACTTTGAAGTTGGATGGATCCACTCGCAGTGTGTACGCATGCAGTTCGCTGAGGTTGACGAGACCTGCAGGAAGGTCATCAATGGTGTTGACTGCTTCCTTGACACCTTCCATGATGGTTTTCCCATGTTTCCTCACTGGCTCAGAGCCAGGAGTCAGGTCTTTCCAGTGGGAGAAATAGGTCTTGGTCTGAGGGTAGACCGTCAGCATTCTGCAGAAGAACATCATTGATTAATAAGTGCCAGCCAAGGGCCTCGAAGTTAAATAGGTATTTTATTAAAGCACcgtgctgctgtttttactAATTATGATTTGCCGTCATCTTTATGAGTTATGAGTGAACGAAAAGGCCAGTTACCTGGACAGAGCCTGGTGACCAATCTCGTCCAACTTCCCTGACACTTGAGTGAAGAAACTCCTGACAAGATCTTTCTCCTTGACTGAGAGACTCATCTTTGCTGTGGATTGTCAACTTGACGGTACAGAAagtaatgtatgtgtgtgtgagcacctCCAGCGAGCCTTTTTATATTGCTGCATGGTGGTGACAAGTCACAATGCTCCTCCTCCAAACACATTCTTTTTCACTCTTAGTGGGACAGCTTGGTCATTCGTTAGCTGCGTTCCAGAGTTTTGTGAAAGCTCTCACACATAGACGCACATCTCCCATTCTTACCTAATTGGAATTAGACCTCAATGTCCAAGGTAATTTTACCATCGCATCAATGTTTACGCAAAGGATAGTAAATTTATGTGAATTCTTACTTTGGTGTACCTTTGCATTGCCTTTCATAGAGTTCAGTAATATGAACAATGTTAGCCCTGGTTTGAAATGGATGTCCCTAAATATTTGTAAAGATTTTGAAATTAgttggtgatgatgatgatgatacacaTTGGAAATTGTCAAATGAAGTTCAGCAGATTGTTACAGAGATTATTACACTTCAATTAAACTTCATTCATAAAGCATAGTCTAGGTAAGaccattttgaaaatgttaaatgggAAATTGAGAccaatggaaataaaaagacatttatttattcagataacaatacattttcatttagcagatttttaCAAGTGTTTAAAATATCCACCAGAAGATCTTAAGAATcattaatttttcctgtatgaaaattaaaacaaactatCGTGCACATGACAGTGTATTTAAAGCTAACTTGCAGAAGTTTATGTAATATTccattaactttattttaattgttccaGCTGTTTAATTAACTTCTAATGAATAACTGTGGGCATATTATATAGACTTTTCAGCAAATTATTTACTAGTCACATGTTATTTTCCGAGTTATTTTGCAAGTTAAACACTTGTAATCACTGCAAgcagatttttcaaaaaaagtatCGTTTTAAGTGTACATATGCGTTTATTGAccattagaaagaaaaaaaaaatcacattttttgaaagTGTGCATTGTATCAAatctgctttcattcatttttggcctgttttattacattaatgttGAGGGTATTTCATTGATTCTCCTGTATTTCTatcacattatttttcagttaaccCCATTTCGAATGCATTTTTGAACACATTCCATTTGGAgtctcattcatttttttatttctttttcttgttttaacaaaaaattcacaaagcagaaacagaatttaaaactgCACCAGTTATAATACATGAACAGTTTGTAGTAATCAAGTTATCTTTCACTAGCAACCTGAAAACAGCCCACATGTCCACTGCTGAGACCAGTTATCTTAAACTTATCTTAAATTTATCTTGATACTTACAGTATGTCCACCCTAAACTGACCCGTAACACTTATCTGACACCATTTTGCTTATGATTAGAACTGTTCAGGAAACACCCTCAGCTGTTATTGACAGTTCTTGCCAATTCATACCATGTACAAAATTAGTTTGCCTGAAATAAGAATTATGACATATTAAATGAGCTACTGAAAACTTTCAGTTTCACTCTTCAAGTGCAGTAAGATCATTTACAACCCATGAGCATAAGACATACAACAATACtcataacataaaaaatgtgacacATATTGCATAACAAAAGTGATAAAGTTTACCACTAAAAGTCTGCAGCTGtcccaaaacagaaaatatagctTCCCcctattttttgtctttatggtagttattttagttattttacaaCTGCTCCACTTAGAATTTATATGTACACAGCTAAATTATGATTCTTCTCACATAAATAACTAAAATCTTAATGAAGAGAGTGAGCAGATTACATGAACCTAGTTTTATATGCACCTAACTAAATTTAACCAACGTTTAATTCTCTGTAACTAACATGCTACAGTACAGAATTTTCTTTCACTTCTCAAATtacacatgtttaaaaaaaaaagtatcacttttaaacatattaaacaaCAATATTCATATTTGCCatttggttgggagttttttgttcctttcttccatGGCCAGTTGTCTTACTTATAGCTTAAATGATTAATATGGttattgcagtaatttaatttatagtCAACCTTTTATATGTATTATGTCTCtcatcctttgttcagcactcagattcactgcgtgagaagagtgcactataaaaataaaataaactgaattgtttacaattaaatattttcatacaacAACTCGGGTTATGTTACACAATTGCACCACAGTAGTGcttattcatttcattcagtttAATATTCTTGGAAATGCTAAAGACAGAGTGTTTGTGATGCTTTTTGTccaacattaattaaaaatagaagTGATTGCTGTTAATCGTAAGGCACACAGGGCCAGCATGTCCTGTACGACCAACACATTTGAATTGTCTTAGAAATACTTTTCGGCACAACCTTTGGTGGatcatgatttattttttatcagcGGTTTAAAATGTTCATCATTGCAAACATATTTGTTGTGGTGTGCGAGCAGCAACATAATGTACTCATCCGCATATTTTATGATCTTATGATTATGTCTCAGAATAAAGTGATTACACATTAGTCAGTGAATTCTTTTCAATTACACTTTTATTGAATCATTGATCAGTTTATTCTCACAGCAAAAAGAGAGATATTAGTGATACTGTCTGCCAAGAGCAGAGACAACAACGGCCAGGAACTTTTGCCAGGCAGCCTGGACATCAGCGGTGAAGGCAGAGCCCATCTGCGCAGCCACCACAATGGTGATGCAGTCGGCCAGCAGCTGCAAGgagaacagaagaaaatggacttttcacaaacaaacacaaactatAACAAGATCAATAATTACTTGCACTTTGAACTGCCCATACAGCCTGTAACTGGTTATGGCTTCACGATGCACACGTGCAGTTGTGGAATAACAAAGCGTAAAGACAAATCCTTCTTTTGCTCCATAACTAACTTCAGTGACGTTACTATAGTTTTTGGTATTAAGGTGTGAGACAATTCAGTGAGAACGGATACAGAAAACTCACCCTGAAGTTGTCGGGATCCACGTGCAGTTTCTCCGAGTGCAGTGCACTCAAAGGGGCAAAACTGTTCTTGATGTTGTCCATGTTCTTCATGGCCGTCTCCAGTCCTGTTAGAACCACCTTTCCATGAGCGGCGACTTTTGCGTTTCCCATGATGGAATCTGCGTTGAACAGGTTTCCAAAGGTGGCAAAATACCTCCGGGTCCAGGGGTACACGATGAGACACCTGGTACAAACAGGGTCACATGAAAATAGAGTAATGacatagaaacatttattaCCATGAGAAAAACTCACAGCTGCTGGAAAGAGGGCCACTAAAAAGTCTTGAAAATGTCTTACACATGATATAAAGCATAAAGTGTAATTCCATTAACCCGCTTAAATTTTACAGTCGGCAACATGATGATattatttttgcaaaacaaaaaatgaaagttaCAGATGAAAATCTCTACAGAGATTCAGGGGGAGAAGAGAAGATCTCACCTTCCCAGAGAATTCAGACCCACGAAATCATAGTCGAGTTTCTCGAAGACGCCAGTGATGGCAGCGCGCTCAGCATCGGTCCACACAACCATGTTTGCAGCTCTGCTGTTTCTTATGTGTCTCGTAACGTGGTGAAAGAGTGCAGTGAGAGTAAAAGCAGCAGAGCAGTCTTTTATGATCTTCTTTATCTCCACCCAGAAGAGAAGTGTGAAGGCAATTGGACAAGTCATCTTACATTGGGGGGGTTCTTCTTACACATCATAGAAGGCCTATTGgagtcactgacacacacccgcatacccacccacacacacacaaaagagaaaTGTGTCTTGTGACATACATGTCTTATGAAATTTTTAACATTGATTTTGTCCGTGTTG includes:
- the LOC108940055 gene encoding hemoglobin subunit alpha-1-like, translating into MSLSVKEKDLVRSFFTQVSGKLDEIGHQALSRMLTVYPQTKTYFSHWKDLTPGSEPVRKHGKTIMEGVKEAVNTIDDLPAGLVNLSELHAYTLRVDPSNFKILSHCILVVLSMMFPGDFTPEVHVAMDKFLTNVALALSEKYR
- the LOC108939841 gene encoding hemoglobin subunit beta-2-like; the protein is MVVWTDAERAAITGVFEKLDYDFVGLNSLGRCLIVYPWTRRYFATFGNLFNADSIMGNAKVAAHGKVVLTGLETAMKNMDNIKNSFAPLSALHSEKLHVDPDNFRLLADCITIVVAAQMGSAFTADVQAAWQKFLAVVVSALGRQYH